The following coding sequences lie in one Xanthomonas hyacinthi genomic window:
- a CDS encoding lysophospholipid acyltransferase family protein has protein sequence MSEFSPPATRQHGGALRWVRYGYRVPLLALHVLLSLPFLLACMALSPGRAGVESFGDRVVCWWSTWLLRIFGLRVRRVGTPLPNPVLFVANHVSWIDIVMLHSQRMMGFVAKREIAGWPLVGWLATRGQTIYHQRGNTESLGGVLQAMLQRLRAGRSVGVFPEGRTRGGHDVGPFHARIFQAAVEAAVAVQPVAVRYGAGGSAQTVIAFAPHESFFANFLRLLGEPGRAAEVHFLEPIRLQDVEGRRRIAEISRARIAAAMAQR, from the coding sequence ATGAGCGAGTTCTCCCCACCCGCCACGCGCCAACACGGTGGGGCGCTGCGCTGGGTCCGTTACGGCTACCGTGTTCCGCTGCTGGCGCTGCACGTGTTGCTGTCGCTGCCGTTCCTGCTGGCATGCATGGCGCTGTCGCCGGGCCGCGCCGGCGTCGAATCGTTCGGCGACCGGGTGGTGTGCTGGTGGTCGACCTGGCTGCTGCGCATCTTCGGCCTGCGCGTGCGCCGGGTCGGCACGCCGCTGCCCAATCCGGTGCTGTTCGTGGCCAACCACGTCAGCTGGATCGACATCGTGATGCTGCACAGCCAGCGCATGATGGGCTTCGTCGCCAAGCGCGAGATCGCCGGCTGGCCGCTGGTCGGCTGGCTGGCCACGCGCGGGCAGACCATCTACCACCAGCGCGGCAACACCGAATCGCTGGGCGGGGTGCTGCAGGCGATGCTGCAGCGGCTGCGCGCGGGGCGCTCGGTCGGCGTGTTCCCGGAAGGGCGCACCCGCGGCGGCCACGACGTCGGTCCGTTCCACGCGCGCATCTTCCAGGCCGCGGTGGAAGCCGCGGTGGCGGTACAGCCGGTGGCGGTGCGCTACGGCGCCGGCGGCTCGGCACAAACGGTCATCGCGTTCGCCCCGCACGAGAGCTTCTTCGCCAATTTCCTGCGCCTGCTCGGCGAGCCGGGCCGCGCGGCCGAGGTGCATTTCCTGGAGCCGATCCGGCTGCAGGACGTGGAAGGGCGCCGGCGCATCGCCGAGATCTCGCGCGCGCGTATCGCCGCGGCGATGGCGCAACGCTAA
- a CDS encoding hotdog fold thioesterase: protein MTFRDPVDLDALNAAARDTLIAHLGIVFTEAGPDWLRATMPVDARTLQPYGLLHGGASVALAETLGSSAGNLCVEPDRICVGLEINANHLRAARAGTVTGTARPLHVGRATQVWEIRIEDAAGKPVCVSRLTLAVIARN, encoded by the coding sequence ATGACCTTCCGCGACCCTGTCGATCTCGATGCCCTCAACGCCGCCGCCCGCGACACCCTGATCGCGCACCTGGGCATCGTCTTCACCGAGGCCGGGCCGGACTGGCTGCGCGCGACGATGCCGGTCGATGCGCGCACGCTGCAGCCGTACGGGCTGCTGCACGGCGGCGCCTCGGTGGCGCTGGCCGAAACCCTGGGCAGCAGCGCCGGCAACCTGTGCGTGGAACCGGACCGGATCTGCGTGGGCCTGGAGATCAACGCCAACCACCTGCGTGCCGCCCGCGCCGGCACGGTCACCGGCACCGCACGGCCGCTGCACGTGGGCCGTGCCACCCAGGTCTGGGAGATCCGCATCGAGGACGCGGCCGGCAAGCCGGTGTGCGTGTCGCGGCTGACCCTGGCGGTGATCGCACGCAATTAG
- a CDS encoding LysR family transcriptional regulator, which yields MDHLQAIRAFARVVETGGFSRAAESLQMPNATLSKSIGALEKHLGVKLLERSTRRVSVTNDGAAYYERVLHLLTELDDVEATLGRAQASPRGRLRVDTGGSTASGLLIPALPDFCARYPDIQLQLGVTDRTVDVIGENIDCAIRSTANDGALISRRIGALAWTTCASPAYLQRHGVPTNPQRLVDGNFPVAGYFSAQSGVMPPLHFARDGTPLQVSPDCAVMVNESNAHLATALAGIGLVHTLDFMVRPAIARGELVAVLEDWRPTPLDVYIAYAPSRQLSTKVRVFVDWVSALYARVEHGLPTSA from the coding sequence ATGGATCATCTGCAAGCCATTCGTGCATTCGCGCGGGTCGTGGAAACCGGCGGATTCAGCCGGGCGGCCGAGTCCCTGCAAATGCCCAACGCGACCTTGAGCAAATCGATCGGCGCGCTGGAAAAGCACCTGGGCGTCAAACTGCTGGAACGCAGTACCCGGCGGGTCAGCGTGACCAATGATGGTGCGGCCTATTACGAACGCGTCCTGCACCTGCTCACCGAATTGGACGATGTCGAGGCCACCCTGGGTCGGGCCCAGGCCAGCCCACGCGGTCGGCTCCGGGTGGATACCGGTGGTTCCACCGCCAGTGGCCTGCTGATTCCAGCGTTGCCGGATTTCTGCGCGCGCTATCCCGATATCCAGCTGCAGCTCGGGGTGACCGACCGCACGGTCGATGTCATCGGCGAGAACATCGACTGCGCTATCCGCAGCACGGCCAACGATGGCGCGCTGATCTCGCGCAGGATCGGCGCACTGGCCTGGACGACCTGCGCCAGCCCGGCCTACCTGCAGCGTCATGGCGTGCCCACAAATCCTCAGCGGCTGGTCGATGGAAATTTCCCAGTAGCCGGCTATTTCTCGGCGCAAAGCGGCGTAATGCCGCCGCTGCATTTCGCCCGCGACGGCACGCCACTGCAGGTTTCACCCGACTGCGCGGTGATGGTCAACGAAAGCAATGCCCATCTGGCGACGGCGCTGGCTGGCATCGGCTTGGTCCATACATTGGATTTCATGGTCCGCCCGGCCATCGCGCGTGGCGAGCTTGTCGCCGTGCTCGAGGACTGGCGGCCAACGCCGCTGGACGTCTACATTGCCTACGCACCAAGCCGGCAGCTCAGCACCAAGGTGCGCGTGTTCGTCGACTGGGTCAGCGCGCTGTATGCGCGTGTCGAACATGGACTGCCCACCTCGGCCTGA
- a CDS encoding YceI family protein, with amino-acid sequence MALNARRAPRRRRRPALLLSLCLLPGWGSAQAPPLLSPGEHVFDPAQSRFGFEIRTRFGQRIEGFFPRFEGTVEMLPDGRHQVRLRLFTAYVQIPGKPRYSDWMRGEDFFDAARFPAVSFDSQPLSPQLLISGGALAGTLSIRGVSHAETLTVMPAGCARPGYDCDVISRGTVLRGRYGMDKWDLALSDRVTFVLRARLMGADAP; translated from the coding sequence GTGGCCCTGAACGCACGGCGCGCACCGCGCCGGCGCAGGCGCCCGGCGCTGCTGTTGTCGCTATGTCTGCTGCCGGGCTGGGGCAGCGCGCAGGCGCCGCCGCTGCTGTCGCCGGGGGAGCATGTCTTCGATCCGGCCCAATCGCGCTTCGGCTTCGAGATCCGCACCCGCTTCGGGCAGCGCATCGAGGGCTTCTTCCCGCGCTTCGAAGGCACCGTGGAGATGTTGCCCGACGGCCGCCACCAGGTGCGCCTGCGCCTGTTCACCGCCTACGTGCAGATTCCCGGCAAGCCGCGCTATTCCGACTGGATGCGCGGCGAGGACTTCTTCGACGCGGCGCGCTTTCCGGCCGTGTCCTTCGATTCGCAGCCACTCTCCCCGCAACTGCTGATCAGCGGCGGCGCGCTGGCCGGCACCTTGAGCATCCGCGGGGTCAGTCATGCCGAAACCCTGACCGTGATGCCGGCCGGGTGCGCCCGCCCGGGCTATGATTGCGACGTGATCAGCCGCGGTACGGTTCTGCGTGGACGGTATGGAATGGACAAGTGGGATCTGGCCTTGAGCGATCGGGTCACCTTCGTGCTGCGCGCACGGCTGATGGGAGCGGATGCTCCGTGA
- a CDS encoding DUF1778 domain-containing protein has product MNTAAARLDLRLNPADKARITRAADLRGVPLSAFVRDAVLREAENVMAAELTVTLSVEESRRFLKALDAPFQPNTKLKKALARVAQA; this is encoded by the coding sequence ATGAACACTGCTGCCGCCCGTCTCGACCTGCGCCTGAACCCCGCGGACAAGGCGCGTATTACCCGTGCCGCCGACCTGCGAGGCGTGCCGCTGTCCGCTTTCGTGCGTGATGCGGTACTGCGCGAGGCCGAGAACGTCATGGCTGCGGAACTGACCGTCACCCTGTCGGTGGAAGAGTCTCGGCGCTTCCTCAAGGCTCTGGATGCTCCTTTCCAGCCGAACACCAAGCTGAAAAAGGCCCTCGCCCGCGTCGCGCAGGCGTGA
- a CDS encoding SDR family NAD(P)-dependent oxidoreductase, with translation MGKTWLITGTTRGMGVAIAKAALEAGDRVVATGRRVEAIQQALGTQTGSLLAVELEVGDASQAAEAAQAAVARFGGIDVLVNNAGYGHMGFFEELELADAQAQLATNLFGAFNVTWAVLPLMRAARRGHIFNVSSLGGLVGGELASLYCASKFGLEGFSECLAREVQPFGIGVTIVEPGPFRTEFLSSESLRFGGHPIADYDQRRQQLRQGFEGRSGQQPGDPARLAAALVQLAGQPDPPLRFLAGAMAVEAATTKLNGMLAEIARWRELSIGTDAALG, from the coding sequence ATGGGCAAGACATGGTTGATCACAGGGACCACGCGCGGCATGGGCGTGGCAATCGCAAAGGCGGCGCTGGAGGCAGGTGACCGCGTGGTCGCGACCGGACGCCGCGTTGAGGCGATCCAGCAGGCACTGGGCACTCAGACAGGATCGCTGCTCGCTGTCGAACTGGAGGTCGGTGACGCATCGCAGGCGGCTGAAGCCGCCCAGGCCGCAGTGGCTCGCTTCGGCGGCATCGACGTGCTGGTGAACAATGCCGGCTATGGGCACATGGGCTTCTTCGAGGAACTGGAACTGGCCGATGCGCAGGCGCAGCTGGCGACCAACCTGTTCGGCGCGTTCAACGTCACCTGGGCGGTGCTGCCCTTGATGCGCGCAGCCAGGCGCGGCCACATCTTCAATGTGTCCTCCCTGGGCGGATTGGTCGGCGGCGAACTGGCATCGCTGTACTGCGCCAGCAAGTTCGGGCTGGAGGGTTTTTCGGAATGTCTGGCCAGGGAAGTGCAGCCATTCGGCATCGGTGTGACCATCGTGGAGCCGGGCCCGTTCCGGACCGAATTCCTGAGCAGTGAGTCGCTGCGCTTCGGCGGCCATCCCATCGCCGACTACGACCAGCGCAGGCAGCAGTTGCGGCAGGGCTTCGAGGGACGCAGCGGCCAACAGCCTGGTGATCCGGCCAGGCTGGCTGCGGCCCTGGTGCAGCTTGCCGGACAGCCTGATCCGCCGCTGCGGTTCCTCGCCGGCGCGATGGCCGTCGAGGCCGCCACGACCAAACTCAACGGCATGCTGGCCGAAATCGCGCGATGGCGAGAACTGTCGATTGGCACCGATGCAGCGCTAGGCTGA
- a CDS encoding SDR family NAD(P)-dependent oxidoreductase yields MHVTDLDNVHTTKHAGKIALVTGGSSGIGLATAKRLAREGATVFITGRRRPELDAAVAEIGHGASAIRGDIAVATDLDRIFATIGQSRGRLDLLFANAGGGEFAPLDATTEAQVDKYFGINVKGTLFTVQKALTLMGPGGAIVVTGSIAASQGTPAFGVYAATKAALRSFVRTWASDLKGRDIRVNIIAPGVVVTPAYKSELGMSDQDIAQYLEQVAVTTPLGRAASADEMAKAMSFLASDDASYITGTELVVDGGVTQI; encoded by the coding sequence ATGCACGTCACCGATCTGGACAACGTCCACACCACAAAGCACGCGGGCAAGATCGCCCTGGTCACCGGCGGTAGCTCCGGCATCGGCCTGGCCACGGCCAAGCGGCTGGCCCGGGAAGGAGCCACCGTTTTCATCACCGGGCGCCGCCGGCCGGAGCTGGACGCGGCCGTCGCCGAGATCGGCCACGGCGCCAGCGCCATCCGCGGCGATATCGCGGTGGCGACCGACCTGGACAGGATCTTTGCCACCATTGGACAGTCCCGCGGCCGACTGGACCTGCTCTTCGCCAATGCCGGGGGCGGCGAGTTCGCGCCTCTGGACGCGACCACCGAGGCCCAGGTGGACAAGTACTTCGGCATCAATGTCAAAGGCACGCTGTTCACCGTGCAGAAGGCGCTGACACTGATGGGGCCGGGCGGTGCGATCGTCGTCACCGGCTCGATCGCCGCCAGCCAGGGCACGCCGGCATTCGGCGTCTACGCTGCAACCAAAGCGGCGCTGCGCTCCTTCGTCCGCACCTGGGCATCGGATCTGAAGGGGCGCGACATCCGGGTCAACATCATCGCGCCGGGCGTGGTGGTGACGCCGGCATACAAATCCGAGCTGGGCATGAGCGACCAAGACATCGCCCAATACCTGGAGCAGGTCGCTGTCACGACGCCGTTGGGTCGCGCTGCCAGCGCCGACGAGATGGCCAAGGCGATGTCGTTCCTGGCCTCGGACGATGCCAGCTACATCACCGGCACGGAGCTGGTCGTCGACGGCGGCGTGACCCAGATCTGA
- a CDS encoding nuclear transport factor 2 family protein: MSVQKNLDIANQFLARLGSGASPEEIAKLFSADLDWHIPGDSGVLPWVGRKTGRAAVADFVRESSQMIERLSLDIHDVMAGEQRAIIFGELATRILSTGNTIETAYAIVLTIVGDEITRFLMLEDSFATSAAAQG; this comes from the coding sequence ATGAGCGTGCAGAAAAACCTCGACATCGCCAATCAATTCCTCGCCAGGCTCGGCTCGGGCGCTTCGCCGGAAGAGATCGCAAAGCTGTTCAGCGCCGACCTGGACTGGCACATCCCCGGCGACAGCGGCGTGCTGCCCTGGGTGGGCCGCAAGACCGGCCGCGCCGCCGTCGCCGACTTCGTGCGCGAATCGAGCCAGATGATCGAACGCCTGAGCCTGGACATCCACGACGTGATGGCCGGCGAACAACGCGCCATCATCTTCGGCGAGCTTGCCACTCGGATCCTTTCGACCGGCAATACCATCGAAACCGCATACGCGATCGTGCTGACCATCGTGGGCGATGAGATCACGCGCTTCCTGATGCTGGAAGACAGTTTCGCCACCTCTGCCGCCGCGCAAGGCTGA
- a CDS encoding AraC family transcriptional regulator has protein sequence MTLLTDIAQLIARHALPDSAVEPLDGLRLIHATAPTAPSHTLCAPTFALVAQGSKRTVLGHQIFNYVAGEYLVASVDLPISGHVVQASAQAPYLAMTVTLDPAAIASLLLEDADPPMDMRGPGIGVSVASQDLLEVVRRLLRLVEQRQDIPVLAPMFRRELLWRLLAGEHGAMVREIGLADSRLARISRAIAWIRDHYAQGLEGETLAEAAGMSPSSFYRHFRSITGMSPLQFQKQIRLQDARARLLGGAPDVASVGFAVGYDSPSQFSREYARLFGAPPGLDAKRRRETGGLEPGLP, from the coding sequence ATGACCCTGCTGACAGACATTGCCCAACTGATCGCACGCCATGCGCTACCCGACAGCGCGGTCGAACCTTTGGACGGATTGCGTCTGATTCATGCCACCGCGCCTACCGCGCCGAGCCACACGTTGTGCGCACCGACGTTTGCCTTGGTCGCCCAGGGCAGCAAGCGCACGGTGCTGGGTCACCAGATCTTCAACTACGTTGCAGGCGAATATCTTGTGGCCTCGGTTGATCTGCCGATCAGCGGCCACGTGGTGCAGGCCAGCGCGCAGGCGCCCTACCTGGCCATGACGGTCACGCTGGATCCGGCCGCCATCGCATCGCTGCTGCTGGAGGATGCGGACCCGCCCATGGACATGCGCGGGCCAGGCATCGGCGTCAGCGTGGCATCGCAAGATCTGCTGGAGGTGGTGCGAAGGCTGTTGCGCCTGGTGGAGCAACGCCAGGACATCCCGGTGCTGGCTCCGATGTTCAGGCGTGAACTGCTGTGGCGCCTGCTGGCCGGTGAACACGGCGCGATGGTGCGCGAGATTGGACTGGCCGATAGCCGGTTGGCCAGGATCAGCCGCGCCATCGCCTGGATCCGCGACCACTACGCGCAGGGACTGGAGGGCGAAACGCTGGCCGAAGCGGCAGGCATGAGTCCCTCCAGCTTCTATCGCCATTTCCGCAGCATCACCGGGATGAGCCCGCTGCAGTTCCAGAAGCAGATCCGCCTGCAGGACGCCCGCGCGCGCCTGCTTGGCGGCGCCCCGGACGTGGCGTCGGTCGGCTTTGCGGTGGGCTATGACAGCCCGTCGCAGTTCAGTCGCGAATATGCACGCCTGTTCGGCGCACCACCTGGACTGGATGCGAAGCGGCGACGCGAAACCGGCGGCCTCGAACCTGGCTTGCCCTGA
- a CDS encoding phospholipase D family protein, with protein MTSPLRVLALAALLLGSGCASLSQAQHGRAMAIAEAARDGRVDCAQSDHCALASPLRALAGKAFAASAGAAPRHYATILDHGEEALVARVSLIRSASRSIDLQTYIFDKDDSARLVLDELLAAARRGVQVRVLIDQLSAIPDLQILGALAGAHRNFSLRIYNPTFGLAKPNYMHYAASVLCCFRRFNQRMHNKLLVVDDAIGVVGGRNYQDDYYDWDSEYNFRDRDVLVAGPVARSMAANFDAYWAARRSVPVARLNDVGKLLLRDGVPPMPPAQFLRPERVQRVSEEAADPAFVEDAFVLPALPVRHVDYVADLPQKHRREHGPKAISTAPRLDKLIVEAQQEIILQTPYLVLSDPAQAIFRDLRKRAQPPKVIVATNSLASTDNPVVYALSYKYKRRNLREMGFDIYEYKPFPLDAPVDYANLLPSPLQLPDAGEAGGRNPLIGGSAAGRSSVLGSGSGGPSGSSRRGDGSQVDRRVLRTETRPSFLSRRVANRPLPVTRDGARMGLHAKSLVVDRRVGVIGTHNFDPRSETYNTEGAVIIDDPAFAQALAASIGRDIEPENSWTVAPRIKPPLLSGLNYSMGKASEALPVLDFWPWRYATDYAFQPGPQCPAPLTRRDPGFHRCYSAVGDFPEVNVGPKWLLVRMLTAFGSGLVPIL; from the coding sequence GTGACCTCGCCGCTGCGGGTCCTGGCGCTGGCGGCGCTGCTGCTCGGCAGCGGCTGCGCGAGCCTGTCGCAGGCCCAGCACGGCCGCGCGATGGCGATCGCCGAGGCGGCGCGCGATGGCCGCGTCGATTGCGCGCAGAGCGACCACTGCGCGCTGGCCTCGCCGCTGCGCGCACTGGCCGGCAAGGCCTTCGCCGCGTCCGCCGGCGCCGCGCCGCGCCACTACGCCACGATCCTGGACCATGGCGAGGAAGCGCTGGTGGCGCGGGTCAGCCTGATCCGCAGCGCCAGCCGCAGCATCGACCTGCAGACCTATATCTTCGACAAGGACGACAGCGCGCGGCTGGTGCTCGACGAACTGCTGGCCGCGGCGCGGCGCGGCGTGCAGGTGCGGGTGCTGATCGACCAGCTGTCGGCGATCCCGGACCTGCAGATCCTCGGCGCGCTGGCCGGCGCGCACCGGAACTTCTCGCTGCGCATCTACAACCCCACCTTCGGCCTGGCCAAGCCCAACTACATGCACTACGCCGCCAGCGTGCTGTGCTGTTTCCGCCGTTTCAACCAGCGCATGCACAACAAGCTGCTGGTGGTGGACGACGCGATCGGCGTGGTCGGCGGGCGCAACTACCAGGACGACTATTACGACTGGGACAGCGAGTACAACTTCCGCGACCGCGACGTGCTGGTGGCCGGGCCGGTGGCGCGCAGCATGGCCGCCAACTTCGACGCATATTGGGCGGCGCGGCGCAGTGTGCCGGTGGCGCGGCTCAACGATGTCGGCAAGCTGCTGCTGCGCGACGGCGTGCCGCCGATGCCGCCGGCGCAGTTCCTGCGTCCGGAGCGGGTGCAGCGGGTGAGCGAGGAGGCCGCCGATCCGGCCTTCGTCGAGGACGCCTTCGTGTTGCCGGCGCTGCCGGTCAGGCACGTGGACTACGTTGCCGACCTGCCGCAGAAGCATCGCCGCGAGCACGGTCCCAAGGCGATCTCGACCGCGCCCAGGCTGGACAAGTTGATCGTCGAGGCGCAGCAGGAAATCATCCTGCAGACGCCGTACCTGGTGCTGTCGGATCCGGCGCAGGCGATCTTCCGCGACCTGCGCAAGCGCGCGCAGCCGCCGAAGGTGATCGTGGCCACCAACAGCCTGGCCAGCACCGACAACCCGGTGGTGTATGCGCTGTCGTACAAGTACAAGCGCCGCAACCTGCGCGAGATGGGCTTCGACATCTACGAATACAAGCCGTTCCCGCTGGACGCGCCGGTGGACTACGCCAACCTGCTGCCGTCGCCGCTGCAGCTGCCGGACGCCGGGGAGGCCGGCGGCCGCAATCCGCTGATCGGCGGCAGTGCCGCCGGCCGCAGCTCGGTGCTCGGCAGCGGCAGCGGCGGACCCTCCGGCAGCAGCCGTCGCGGCGACGGCAGCCAGGTCGATCGGCGCGTGCTGCGCACCGAGACCCGGCCGTCGTTCCTCAGCCGCCGCGTCGCCAACCGGCCGCTGCCTGTGACCCGCGACGGCGCGCGCATGGGCCTGCACGCAAAGTCGCTGGTGGTGGACCGGCGCGTCGGCGTGATCGGCACCCACAACTTCGATCCGCGCAGCGAGACCTACAACACCGAGGGCGCGGTGATCATCGACGACCCGGCCTTCGCCCAGGCGCTGGCCGCCAGCATCGGCCGCGACATCGAACCGGAGAACTCCTGGACGGTGGCGCCGCGGATCAAGCCGCCGCTGCTGTCGGGCCTGAACTACAGCATGGGCAAGGCCTCCGAGGCGCTGCCGGTGCTGGATTTCTGGCCGTGGCGCTATGCCACCGACTACGCCTTCCAGCCCGGCCCGCAGTGCCCGGCGCCGCTGACCCGGCGCGATCCCGGCTTCCACCGCTGCTATAGCGCGGTCGGCGACTTCCCCGAGGTCAACGTCGGCCCGAAGTGGCTGCTGGTGCGGATGCTGACCGCGTTCGGCTCGGGGCTGGTGCCGATTCTTTAG
- a CDS encoding ParA family protein translates to MKTILVAGSKGGVGKTTIATHLAAYYALAGKRTVLADADPQGSSTRWAERRAGLDSAVLPIDASRKRNWRAALPDDTQRVIIDGAAGAMAEDLAQFLDEADAVVVPVMPSALDIEATVGFLNTLAKVPRVHQRKLPVGLVINRSKPWTHAAQQALEMLGGWPYPVLAQLRDSQAYVVLVGLGRSLFDYRSAQVRDHQQDWEPLLKWLKKA, encoded by the coding sequence ATGAAGACGATCCTGGTGGCCGGCTCCAAGGGCGGCGTGGGCAAGACCACGATTGCCACGCACCTGGCCGCGTACTACGCGCTGGCCGGCAAGCGCACGGTGCTCGCCGATGCCGATCCGCAGGGCTCCTCGACCCGCTGGGCCGAGCGCCGCGCCGGCCTGGACAGCGCGGTGCTGCCGATCGACGCCAGCCGCAAACGCAACTGGCGTGCGGCGCTGCCGGACGACACCCAGCGGGTGATCATCGACGGCGCCGCCGGCGCCATGGCCGAGGACCTGGCCCAGTTCCTGGACGAGGCTGACGCGGTGGTGGTGCCGGTGATGCCGTCGGCGCTGGACATCGAGGCCACCGTCGGCTTCCTCAACACCCTGGCCAAGGTGCCGCGGGTGCACCAGCGCAAGTTGCCGGTGGGGCTGGTGATCAACCGCAGCAAGCCGTGGACCCACGCCGCGCAGCAGGCGCTGGAGATGCTCGGCGGCTGGCCGTACCCGGTGCTGGCGCAACTGCGCGACAGCCAGGCCTATGTGGTGCTGGTCGGCCTTGGCCGCAGCCTGTTCGACTACCGTTCCGCTCAGGTGCGCGATCACCAGCAGGACTGGGAACCCTTGCTCAAGTGGCTCAAGAAGGCCTGA
- a CDS encoding nuclear transport factor 2 family protein translates to MDSLFGSFMQTIPVPAPADFDYDALLRAHLEQIFNERDPDRRSAALVKLYHANAEMLDPEGSYIGLKAISERIDELLASFPEDFSFRADGRGLGLGNVACLAWKLGAPAVEAAISGVDVVHLQDGRIKSVYVLIGADDQQSREG, encoded by the coding sequence ATGGATTCGCTCTTCGGAAGTTTCATGCAGACCATACCCGTACCTGCGCCAGCAGACTTTGACTACGACGCGTTGCTGCGCGCGCATCTTGAGCAAATATTCAACGAACGTGATCCAGATAGGCGCTCGGCTGCCTTGGTGAAGCTTTATCACGCCAACGCCGAGATGCTCGATCCGGAAGGAAGCTACATCGGCCTGAAGGCGATCTCAGAACGTATCGACGAACTGCTAGCAAGCTTTCCGGAGGACTTCTCTTTCAGGGCCGATGGAAGGGGCTTGGGTCTTGGCAACGTCGCGTGCCTGGCCTGGAAATTGGGCGCCCCCGCGGTGGAAGCTGCAATCTCCGGAGTCGACGTGGTGCATCTGCAGGACGGCCGCATCAAATCCGTTTACGTGCTCATCGGAGCCGACGATCAGCAATCTCGCGAGGGCTGA
- a CDS encoding GNAT family N-acetyltransferase, translating to MLVVEQLKPKRHHRDGFVCGEPTLDAYLCRQAAQHHRDGISTTHVLADDADPTRILGYYSLSAAQLLLTDLQEADRKHLPNYPVPAIRMGRLAVSASEQGKGHGDYLLAHAVARCLGLREQLGVRVLLVDALHEKAARFYHAYGFRVATANSHTLYLPLGNA from the coding sequence GTGCTCGTTGTCGAGCAACTCAAGCCCAAGCGGCACCATCGCGACGGGTTTGTCTGTGGCGAACCCACGCTGGATGCCTACCTGTGCCGGCAGGCCGCCCAGCATCACCGTGATGGTATCAGCACCACACACGTCCTGGCGGATGACGCCGATCCGACCCGCATCCTCGGCTACTACAGCCTGTCCGCTGCCCAACTCTTGCTGACAGACTTGCAGGAGGCGGATCGCAAGCACCTGCCCAACTATCCGGTGCCGGCCATCCGTATGGGGCGGCTGGCCGTCTCGGCCAGTGAGCAGGGCAAGGGTCACGGTGATTACCTGCTGGCGCATGCCGTGGCGCGCTGCCTGGGGCTACGCGAGCAGCTAGGGGTGCGTGTGCTGCTGGTGGATGCGCTGCATGAGAAGGCGGCCCGTTTCTATCACGCCTATGGCTTCCGCGTAGCCACGGCGAATTCGCATACGTTGTATTTGCCGTTGGGGAATGCATGA
- a CDS encoding SixA phosphatase family protein, giving the protein MREVILLRHAHAEPADTSQADFDRPLSPHGLAEAEAAGRWLLEQRLVPDRVLCSPARRARETLEAVLGLTGYAEQRLEPRIYEATSGTLATLLDEQRDVERLLLVGHNPGLEQLAALMHSGQSGDYRGMPTASVVLLTVPQDAAIEPGVARLTAFWWP; this is encoded by the coding sequence CTGCGTGAAGTGATCCTGCTGCGCCATGCCCATGCCGAACCGGCCGATACCAGCCAGGCCGATTTCGACCGGCCGCTGTCGCCGCACGGCCTGGCCGAGGCGGAGGCGGCCGGACGCTGGCTGCTGGAGCAGCGGCTGGTGCCCGACCGGGTGCTGTGCTCGCCGGCGCGGCGCGCGCGCGAAACCCTGGAAGCGGTGCTGGGGCTGACCGGCTATGCCGAGCAGCGCCTGGAGCCGCGCATCTACGAAGCCACTTCCGGCACCCTGGCCACGCTGCTGGACGAGCAGCGCGACGTCGAGCGCCTGCTGCTGGTCGGCCACAACCCCGGCCTGGAGCAGCTGGCGGCGTTGATGCACAGCGGCCAGTCCGGCGACTACCGCGGCATGCCCACCGCCAGCGTGGTGCTGCTGACGGTGCCGCAGGACGCGGCGATCGAGCCGGGCGTGGCGCGATTGACCGCGTTCTGGTGGCCCTGA